From Sphingomonas sp. PAMC26645:
TGAGCAGGTGCAGATGCGGGCGGGGTCACGCCCTCACGGCGTTCGCGCCGATCGACATGGCGCATCTCGGCGGCGTTGGCGCGCTCGGTCGCGTCGATCGTGCCGTCGTGGTTGGCATCCATCCGATCGAACCGCTTCAGCGCGCGTGCCTCGAACTCCTCGCGCGTCACGCTGCCGTCACCGTTCGGATCCATCCGCCGACCCACGCCGTCATGCTTCCGGCCGCCCGGCGGCGGCACGGGGACGTCGCGACCGCTGGCGACCATCCGGTCGTGTAGCGCTTCGCGATAGGCGCGCATCTCGCCGGCGGTGATCCGGCCCTCATGATCGGTATCCATCTGTGCGAAGCGGGCATCGGCTTGCGCGATCGCCTCCGCGCGCGTGGAAACGCGGTTCGCATCCTGGCGCATTGGCGCAGGTGGCGTAGTAGGTGTCTGCGCGGTGCTAGCTGTGGACGTAACCGCGCTGGCGGCGAGCATCAGGGTGAGGACGGTCTTGCGCATGTCGGTCTCCGGCGGAGTGGGACGAATTCCCATCGAATGACCATCGATCTAAACCCCGGTTGTCGCAGGGTTTTGCCGCCCCTCCACCAATGTGTCGCAAGATATGTCAGGCGCGTGCTAGTCGGACTAGGCGAAGATCGCGACGCTCTGCATCTGTTCGGCGACCGGCGTGCCGTCCGCGTTCCAGATCGCCATCTGCTGGCTCGAACTACCCTCGCGTACGTAATCGGTGGTCGCGCGGAGCAGCCACCAGCCATCGCGCGTCACCGGCTGCGGACCGAGGATGTTGAGCAGCCACGTCATCGAACTGAGCGGGGCAGGGCCGCCCAGCAGTTTCAGCGCCGACGGCGGTAGGCAGTCCGCGACCGCGATAAGCTCGACCATCGGATCGAGCCCGTCACGCTCGGCCAGCCGCACCCACCGCAGCCACTCCGCCGGCCCGACGCCGTCATCCCGCCGATCGAGCAAGTCGAAGTTCCGCGAGAATGCCACCGCACTGTGGCCACGGAACGTCTGCGTCTCTGGCCCGGGCATCGGGAAATCCGGCGCGCTGCCGGCCTGGTGATCGACGCGCGAGGCGACCGCCCCCATGAACACGAACGTCGCGCGCAAGCCCAGTCCGGCCGCGCTCTCGACATCCGCCTGCACGAACGCGGCGTTGCGCCCGCGCCGCAACCGGCTCGCGCGGATCACGATTTCGCCGGAGAGGGGCCCGATGAAGGATACCTGCGCGGACCGGAGCGGCGGCAGGTCGACGTCCGACTTCTGCGCGGCATGCAGCGCGAGTGCGGCGGAGAAGCCGCCATACGCGGTACGGCCCTGGAGCCAGTTCTCGGGCACTGTCCCGCGCCAGCCACCGTCGATCGGTTCCAGCGCGTCGATCGCCTGCTTCAAACTGGTCATGCGGCGGCAGCTCCCAACCGCTCGCGGAGTTCGCGCTTGAGAACCTTGCCGATCGCGCTGCGGGGTAGCTCGTCGGTGACATGGAGCGCGGAGAGGCGTTGCGTCTTGCCAAGTTGGCCGTTCACCCAAGCGAGGATCGCGGGGGTATCTTCGGCCGCATCGACACGGGGGACGTAGAATCCCACAGGCGTTTCGCCCCACGCCTCCGAAGGAACGCCGATCACCGCGCAGTCCGCCACCGCCGGGTGCTGCGCCAGCACCGTCTCCAGGTCGGACGGATAGATGTTAAAGCCGCCCGAGATGATCAGGTCCTTCTTCCGGTCCATCAGCGTCAGGAAACCGTCCTCGTCGAACCGCCCGACGTCGCCGTGGCGGATGTAGCGGTTGCCGTCTCCGTCATGCCATTCGGCGTCGCGTGTCGCCTCCGATCGGCCGTGATAGCCGTTCATCATCGCCGGGCTGCGGCCGACGACCTCACCCATCTCGCCGGGCGTGACCTCGACGCCGTCATCGTCGATCAGGCGGATTTCGTGCCCCGGCATCGGCTGGCCGACGGTGTGGAGCTTGGTCGGGTTCGCCGTCGCATTCAGCGCGCAACTCGCGCCGCCTTCGGTCATGCCGTAGAATTCGACAAGCACGCCCGGCCAGCGCGCGACGACATCGGCCTTCAACGCCGCGGAGAACGGCGCGCTGGTGCTGGTCTTGAAGCGGAACGTCGACAGGTCGAAGTCATCGAAGTCGGGGAGTGCCATGATCCGCTGATACTGCACCGGGACCAGCATCGTGTGCGTCGCGCGGTATCGCTGCGCGAGTTCGAGATAGGCGCGCGCATCGAACTTGCCCATCAGGACGACGGTACCGCCCCAGCCGAGCGTCGGCAGGAAGCTGACCAGCGTGGTGTTCGAATAGAGTGGTGTCGCGATCATTGTGACGGCGGTGTCGAACCCTGCGGCAGTGTTGCGCGCGATATGCGCCCAGCGCATCGCGTGGCTCTGGACGATGCCCTTTGGCGTGCCGGTCGTGCCGGACGAGTAGATGATGTTGAACGGGTCTTGGGGAGCTATCTCGACGGGGGTTGGCTTTGCATCATCGGGCGCGAGCCAGTCCTCAAGACGGTAGAAAGCTTGTTCCCCCGCGAAGGCGGGGGCCCAGTCTGGACCCCCGCCTTCGCGGGGGAACATGACAGGCAGGGCTGTAAGCGTTTGCCCTTCCAAAGCCCGAGCATTCTCCGCATCGAGAAACACCACCGGCGCGCCGCTATCCGCAATCATCGCCGCAATCGCAGCCGGCGTAGCGGACGGTGCGATCGGCGTCGCGACACACCCCGCGCGTACCGCACCAAGGAATACCGCCGCATACTCCGTCGTCGGCGCGGCAACGATCGCCACCGCCGTCCCCGGCGCAACCCCATGGCGCTGCAACGCCGCCGCGACCCGGTCCATCATCCCGTCGAGCGTCCGATAGTCGATGCTGCCCTGCGCATCGGCAACGGCGACCCGATCCCCCCGTTCCAACGCATGCGCGCGGATCAGATCGGGGAGGGTGGCAAAGCCCGTGGCGAGCATGTCTGCAGCGGTCGTCATGCGACGCATCGCTAGGCGAACGCGCCTGGCAATGCCATACGGTATATTCGAAAACCGATGTCAGGAGACGCCGTTGCTGTTCTACGATAGCGCACTGCCCGCGCCCAACCCGCGCCGCGTCCGCATCTTCCTCGCCGAAAAGCATGTCCGCGTACCGATGGCGCAGATCTCGATCCCCAAGGCCGAGCACAAGGCCGAGCCGTTCCTGGCGGTCAATCCGCTCGGCCAGACGCCTGCGCTGACGTTCGACGACGGCCGCGTGCTGACCGAGAGCGTCGCGATCTGTCGCTACTTCGAGATTCTCCATCCCGACCCGCCAATGTTCGGCCACGGCGCGCACAACATTGCGGAGATCGACATGTGGACACGGCGGATCGAACTGCGGCTGATGACGCCGTTGTCGATGGTCTGGCTGCATACGCATCCCTGGACCGCACGGATCGTCCAGCCGCAATATACCGAGTTCGGCGAAAGCCAGCGCCCACGCGTGCTCGCCGCGATGGCGGAGTTCGATCGCGCGCTTGCCGGTCGCGACTGGCTTGATGGCGAGCGCTACACGATTGCCGATATCGTCCTGCTCACGACGATCGACTTCGCCAAGTTCGTCGGCGTCGCGATGCCCGACGATCTCGAACATTTAAGGGCATGGCACGCTCGTGCCTCCGCCCGACCGAGTGCCCAAGCGTAACCGGCGCAGTTAACCAACTCGTTTCACACGATAGAAGTCCTTCCTCGGCTATCTCCGGCGCGGGACAGACCGTGCCCGCAGGGGAGAAACCGAGTGCACAAGCTGATCGTCGTTGCGGCATTGTGCACGCTACCCACCGCCATATCCGCTCAGGAAGCGCCGACGGATGCGGCGATCGTCGTGCCGGCGCATACCGAGATGGTATTGCGCCTGGACGAGGAGATCGCGTCGGATCGCGCACGCGTCGGGCAAACCGTCGCTGTATCGGTCGCGCGGGACGTGATCGTCGATGGCGCGGTGTTGATCCCGCGCGGGGCTCCCGGCGTCGGCGCGGTCACCTTCAGGACCGGCAAGGGCGCGTTCGGCAAATCCGGCAAGCTCGATATCGAACTGCGCTCGGTCGAAGTCGGCGGTCGTAGCGTACCCGTCGTTGGTCGCTATCACGCCGCCGGAGATGGCCGGACCGGCGAGACGATCGGGACGATCATCGTCGGCGGTGTCGTCGCGGGGGCGTTCGTCACCGGGCACAACGCCGTGTTCGAGGAAGGGCGCCAGTTCACCGCGTTC
This genomic window contains:
- a CDS encoding EF-hand domain-containing protein — its product is MRKTVLTLMLAASAVTSTASTAQTPTTPPAPMRQDANRVSTRAEAIAQADARFAQMDTDHEGRITAGEMRAYREALHDRMVASGRDVPVPPPGGRKHDGVGRRMDPNGDGSVTREEFEARALKRFDRMDANHDGTIDATERANAAEMRHVDRRERREGVTPPASAPAQ
- a CDS encoding thioesterase family protein, encoding MTSLKQAIDALEPIDGGWRGTVPENWLQGRTAYGGFSAALALHAAQKSDVDLPPLRSAQVSFIGPLSGEIVIRASRLRRGRNAAFVQADVESAAGLGLRATFVFMGAVASRVDHQAGSAPDFPMPGPETQTFRGHSAVAFSRNFDLLDRRDDGVGPAEWLRWVRLAERDGLDPMVELIAVADCLPPSALKLLGGPAPLSSMTWLLNILGPQPVTRDGWWLLRATTDYVREGSSSQQMAIWNADGTPVAEQMQSVAIFA
- a CDS encoding class I adenylate-forming enzyme family protein, whose translation is MTTAADMLATGFATLPDLIRAHALERGDRVAVADAQGSIDYRTLDGMMDRVAAALQRHGVAPGTAVAIVAAPTTEYAAVFLGAVRAGCVATPIAPSATPAAIAAMIADSGAPVVFLDAENARALEGQTLTALPVMFPREGGGPDWAPAFAGEQAFYRLEDWLAPDDAKPTPVEIAPQDPFNIIYSSGTTGTPKGIVQSHAMRWAHIARNTAAGFDTAVTMIATPLYSNTTLVSFLPTLGWGGTVVLMGKFDARAYLELAQRYRATHTMLVPVQYQRIMALPDFDDFDLSTFRFKTSTSAPFSAALKADVVARWPGVLVEFYGMTEGGASCALNATANPTKLHTVGQPMPGHEIRLIDDDGVEVTPGEMGEVVGRSPAMMNGYHGRSEATRDAEWHDGDGNRYIRHGDVGRFDEDGFLTLMDRKKDLIISGGFNIYPSDLETVLAQHPAVADCAVIGVPSEAWGETPVGFYVPRVDAAEDTPAILAWVNGQLGKTQRLSALHVTDELPRSAIGKVLKRELRERLGAAAA
- a CDS encoding glutathione S-transferase family protein, giving the protein MLFYDSALPAPNPRRVRIFLAEKHVRVPMAQISIPKAEHKAEPFLAVNPLGQTPALTFDDGRVLTESVAICRYFEILHPDPPMFGHGAHNIAEIDMWTRRIELRLMTPLSMVWLHTHPWTARIVQPQYTEFGESQRPRVLAAMAEFDRALAGRDWLDGERYTIADIVLLTTIDFAKFVGVAMPDDLEHLRAWHARASARPSAQA